A stretch of DNA from Acidobacteriota bacterium:
CCATCCTTAATGAAAACGATCTCCTTGGAGTGATAAGCGTTGGTGGGGCGAAACTCCATCAGAAGAGGGGTAAGATGCTTCTCAAGATAATTGCCGAGGTTGCCTCGACCGCATTAGCGAACACCCTGCTCTTCAAACAGAAGGAGGATTTAGCTAATCTCGATGGCTTGACCAAACTCTACAATAAGAGATATGCTTCTTTCATTTTGGGAGATGCTCTCATTGAAGCCGATCGACGAGCCTCTTCACTTTCGATCTTTCTTCTCGATATCGATTATTTCAAGTATTACAATGATACCAATGGGCATCTGGCAGGTGATGAGTTGCTTCGGACATTGGGAAAGATCATAAAGGAGGTAATAAGGGAGGATGATATACCCGCTCGCTTCGGTGGAGAGGAGTTCTTGATAATCCTCCCTGATACCGATGAAGAAGGTGCCTACGCCTTAGCGGAAAAGATCAGGAAGAAGATAGAGAGTCATCCCTTCCTCAATGCTGACCGTCAACCATTGGGTAAAGTGACGGTGAGCGGTGGTATTGCAGTTTTTCCTATAGATGGGAAGAGCAGTGCCGAGCTCCTGCAGGTAGCGGATGAACGGCTCTATCAAGCGAAGCGGAAGGGGAAAAATCGAGTTTTTTCCATAAGTTATGGTGGCTCATAATTCTTTAAGATAGGAGGAGAGGAGTGGATATTTCCTTCGATGTCTCCCTCGTCAAAGGGGTAAAGGTGATCACTATTTTAGGGAAGAAGGTCAATTATGAAAACCTGAATGAGATGGAGGAAGAGATATTCCGCGAGGTGGAGGGGGAAGAGAGAAACTTTATCCTCGACCTCTCCCAGGTGGTTCAGATAGATAGTTTCGCCCTTGGTTTCATTATGAACCTTTATCGGCGGGTAATGGAGAAGGAGGGCATTCTCGTTCTTGTCTCTGCCCATCCTCGGGTGCGCGCCGTGCTTGGAATGGCGCGGGTGGACGAGGTGATCAAGGTTTACGAGACGAAGAAAGAGGCATTGGACGGTCTTTCAAAATGAAGAAGGTCAAACTTTCAACCGGATATGAGGTAGTCCTCGATGGGGATCTGATGGCGATAGTGGAAGCCCTTTATCGAGAGGTAGCGGTGCGAAGTGGGTTTTCCCATAGTTATCACGATATGAAACGTGAGATAGAGCTCATCGTCTCCCAGATGTCCGAAGAAGAGCGAAAAACCTATCTCACCGAGAGCCTCTTTTTGAATACGGTAACCTACGAGAATCAGATGATCGAGATGTTCCTCAAAAGACTCAAGAAGAAAGCAGAGAGGAATAGTTAACCCCTTTTCCTGAAATATCCCTCCTTTAATCTCTTAGCAAATTTCCTTAGCGCTTCGAAGAAGTAGTCTATATCCTCATCGCTATGGGCGGTGCTCACTGCCCCTAAACCATCGGCGATATTCACCCCGTAGAGTAACATCCCTATCTTCATTATCCTGACCCTGAGGGCTACATCGAAGAGCTCGGGGTTCCACAGGTCGTCGGGATAATCGAGGTTTCCTCCCTCCTTTTTCGGGAAGTGAAGCATAGAGAGAGAGCTTCCCTTGACAGCTTTGTTGGGATCACCGGTAGTTTCTGCCTCGATCCCCTCTTCTTGAAATATCTTCTTCGCCCCTTGGCGGATCCTTTCTCCTAACCTCGCCAGTTTTGGATAGACCTTGTCCTCGTTCTCTATGAGATAGGTCACCATAGTGATACCGGCGAGGAGGCTTGCTGGATGGGCGGAAAAGGTTCCTCCCTCGAATTTCACCTTTGGTTCTGCCTGAGAATCGGGATCACAAAGCTCCATTATATCTCCCCGCCCAGCAACAGCGGCTAGCGGCATTCCTCCCCCAATTATTTTGGCTAACACGGTCAAATCCGGCTTTATCCCATAAAGGGACTGGACCCCGGCTGCGGTGAAGCGAAAGCCACTTATTATCTCGTCAAAGATGAGGAGAGCACCATATTCCTCGGTGAGCTTCCGTGCCTTGGCTAAATATTCGGGTTGAGCGGGAATAAACCCCCCTCCACCGAGGACTGGTTCCACAATGAAGCAAGCAAGCCTCTCCCCGTACTTCCGGAATTTATCCTCCAGATCCTCACCGTTATTATAGGAGGTTATTATGATGTCATCGGAAGCTCCTTTATGGAGCCCCGCTGACTCCAGCCGGGAGAACCCCTCCCCTTCGTAGTAGTTTATCCCTTTTAGAAGGTAAGGGTTGGCTCCGTGCCAACCGGCACTTGCCTTGAGGACCATTGTCCTACCTGTCTTTGCTCGGGCGAGCATTACCGCATACATCGTGGCGAGGGTTCCCGAGGTGGTAAACCTGATTTTATCGGTCTTAAGCCGTGATAGAAGGATCTCAGCGAGCTCTACCTGAAGGCTGCTGGGAAAACCAGTCTGAAGACCGGCGCCGTTTTTGAAGTGGCGAGTTAGGGCGTCGAGGATAAGTGGTGGATTGTGCCCCAGGATATTAGCCATATGGCCCTGCCAGAAATCGAGATAGGTATTGCCATCCCGGTCCGTTATCTTAGAGCCAGAACATTTCACATCGTAGAGGGGAAGAGGGGGGAAAAGCCTTAAGGTGTGGCTTCCTCCTCTTATTAAGGATCTTTTTGCCCGTTCGAAGTAATTTCTTGATTGGGGATGCTTATCAAGATATTCCGCTATTAGTTCTTCTTCGAAAGGATGTAGTTTCATTTTCATTTCTCCAAGTTTTAACTCAATTACTATGGTATTTCAAGGGAGGTAAGAAAATCAAGCCTTCCTTAAAAATTTTGGGCTATATCCTCATAGAGGAGGAAAACCAATATTTAGCTTTCCCTCATCGAGATGGTATTTTCTCCTTTATAAGTTAAGAACAAATAAATCATTAACTTATGCTTAATGTTGATATTTACCCTATTTTTGGATTATAATAAAAGAGGGGAAGCGATATTTTGAAAATGGAGGAGGGGATGAAGAGAAGAGTTATCTTATGGTTATTAGTATGTGTTATTGCGGGCTTTTTTATCGCTGGTGCTGAGGGACCGAGGCGGGGAGGGACATTAAGGATTGGCATACCAGGGAGTATAGGCACGCTTACCCCCTGGGATTCCATTCATACTTCCCGGAACAAGGTATTGGCTAACATCTTTGAACCTCTGATTTTCAACGATCGTAGGACGACGAAGATCGTTCCCGGTTTAGCGGTGAGCTGGAAGGTGAGTGGGGGAAACCGAATTTTTATAATAAAGCTGAGAAGGGGGGTTAAGTTTCACGATGGTAGTTTAATGACTGCGGATGATGTGGTGGCATCCTCTGGTGTATTTCCCGACCCCGTCAGCAAGGTGGAGAAGATTGACGCCAATACAGTTAAGTTTACCTTAGAACATCCAGCGAGCAATTTCCTTTATACCCTTGCCCAGGTGAAATTTGCCATTGCACCTTTATCATCGGTTGGTGAATATGAGCGTTTGCGTATGGGTAAGGTTCTGGGAGCATTTCAGCCTGTAGGAAGTGGTCCATTCAAGTTAACCCGTTGGGTCAAGGGGAAGAGGATAGTTTTGAGTGCCTTTGATAATTACTGGGGAGGCCGTCCTTACCTCGATCGGATAATGTATCAGGTTATTCCAGATGATAGAGAGAGGATATCTGCTTTGGAACGGGGGGATCTTGACCTGATAGATATTGTGTTTCCTCGTGATCTTGATCGATTGAGGAAGAATCCCAATTTGGTGGTGAAGAGCGTGTATGGTTTAAACATCTGTTATTTAGCGATGAATGTAAGTAGGAAGCCGTTTGATGATGTTCGAGTGAGGCGAGCGGTGGAGCTGGCGTTGGACAAGTCTACCTTAGCGAGGAAGTTCGTGTATGGTGGTTATGGGATACCCACCAACCGTCCTCTTTCGCCTGCCTTTTTTGGCTTTCCGTCACCACCTGGGGTAGGGAGATATGATCCTCAAGGGGCGAGGAGGCTACTTTCTGAGGCGGGTTATCCCAATGGTTTTTCTGCCAAGTTGGTGGTTATTCCGTTTGCTCGTCCATATCTTCCTGATCCTCGGGGTTGTGCTGAGGAGATAAAGAGGGAACTTGCCCTTGCTGGGATAAAGGTGGAGGTGGTTGTCCCTAAGGATTTTGCAGAATACGAGAAGATCACCTCTGAGCAGGGGAATTTTGACCTCTGCCTTACCGGTTGGATTTCTGAAATAGGAGATCCAGATTATCTTTTGAGTTCTGTTCTTGGGGGTTCCAAGCTTGGTGGAAGGACGGCGGGTAATATAAGTGGTTGGCATGATGCTCGTTTCGATGAGAAGATACTTGCGGCGCGGAGGCTTCCCCTCGCCGATATGATGGGTAGAGTGCGGCTCTACAACGAGGCGCTCAAGATAGCAAAGGAAGAGATGCCCATAATCCCCTTATTCCATACCAAGGTCTTCGTGGTTTATAGAAAGAGGGTGAAGGGTGTAGTACCGCATCCTGCCTCTATCATTCGCTTGGATAAGGTATGGATCGCTCAGTGAGGTTTCGGAGAGGCGATAATAAGGCGGGTTATCCCCGCCTTTATTTTTTGTTTTTTTGAAGAGGTGGTTCTTCTTTAGAAGTTTATGATCTCTTCTTTCGACTTTGGTCAAAGAAAAATCATCTTTTTTTTCTGTCAAATTTGTATTGAATTTTATTCGTAATTTAATTATAATAATGTAGTAGTAAACTATAACTCATTAAAGAGGAGAATAAAAATGGGAATAAGAAGGATTGGGATTTGGGTTTTCTTGATCTTCCTTCTTGGTTTCCTTCTCGCCCCTACCCAACCACCGAAGCGAGGAGGGACTCTCACCATTGGTATCCCTGGTGGGATAAAGAGCTTATCTCCCTGGGATTCCAATTATACCATCAGAAACAAAATACTATCCAATATCTTTGAACCCCTTATCCAGAGTGAGAGGAGGACTACCAAGATCGTTCCTTGGCTGGCAGTGAGATGGGAGGTAGAGAAGGGAAACCGGGTTTTCACGATGAAGCTGAGATCTGGGGTTAAGTTTCATAATGGGGCAGTGATGACCGCGGATGATGTGGTTGCCTCGGCTAAAGTGTTTCCCCTTACGATCCGTCGAGTAGAGAAGGTTGATTCCAACACGGTTAGGTTTGTTCTTAACGAGCCGGCAAGCAATTTCCCTTATTCGATAGCCTATGTCTACTTTGCTATTGCTCCCTCTTCCTCGGTTAACGAATATCAGCGGTTGCGGAGGGCGAATAATCTCTCTCTCTTTCAACCGGTGGGAAGCGGTCCCTTCAAGCTCTCTCGCTGGAGCAAAGGGAAGGAGATCGTCCTTTCCGCGTTTCAAGATTATTGGGGAGGACCTCCCTACCTCGATCGAATAATATATCGGATCATTCCAGACGATAAGGAAAGGGTCTCCGCTTTGGAGCGGGGAGATATCGATCTTATCGATATCGTATTTCCCAAGGACCTTGAGCGGTTGAAGAAGAACCCCGATCTGGTAATGGAGAGCACCTACGGCCTCAATGTGTGCTATTTAGTTATGAACACCAAGAAGAAGCCGTTTAGCGATGTTCGGGTGAGACGAGCTATTAATCTTGCCATTGACAAGTCAACTTTAGCGCGGAAATTTGTGTATGGTGGATATGGTATTCCCACCAACAACCTTCTTTCCCCCGCTTTCTTTGGTTTTCCCTCGACCCCTGGTGTGGGAAGGTATGACCCTCAGGGGGCAAAGAAGCTCCTTGCCGAAGCAGGTTATCCAAACGGCTTTTCCGCTAAGTTTTTGGTCATTCCAGTTGCTCGCCCTTACCTTCCCGACCCTCAGGGCTGTGCTGAGGAGATAAAGAGAGAGCTTGCCCTTGTGGGTATAAAGGTGAAGATAGTTATCCCTAAGGATTATGCTGAGCTTATACGACTTGCCGGTGAGCAGGGAGATTTTGACCTTTGCCTTACCGGCTGGATATCTGAAACAGGGGATCCTGATTACCTTTTGAGCTCTCTCCTTGGAGGACCTAAGCTTGGAGGGAACCCGGCGGGCAGCATATCTGGTTGGCGGAGCAGCGTTTTCGAAGAAAAGCTCCTTCTCAGCCGGAGACTGCCTCTTTCCGATGTAATGGGTAGGATGAAGCTTTACAATGAGGCTCTCAGAATAGCGAAGGAGGAGGTACCTATAATACCCCTCTTCCATACCAAAGTTTTTGTGGTTTACCGGAAGAAGGTGAAGGGTGTGATACCGCATCCCACCTCCATTATTCGTTTTGACAGGGTGTGGATTGCTCAGTGAGACTTTGGTGATAGAGGGTATAAGAGGCGGGTTATCCCGCCTTTATCTTTGAGAGATGATAGGCGATTT
This window harbors:
- a CDS encoding sensor domain-containing diguanylate cyclase; this translates as MAIPTNLFIVLIGAGVFIFILGLLLGKAGGRGKLIKEFRKVEEGYRKDLSRANYLISELRKTVEELERENQELADSFVLLPSLIKELQKNLQSRKLAPVIAQVVVHVFDPEQVLIFFTTRDRKALKLVYAVGVPPDVMLGYTMSLYEGRIGLVARRKIVLSDEDFITETRTVRDEVEATQPRFMRTEIAAPILNENDLLGVISVGGAKLHQKRGKMLLKIIAEVASTALANTLLFKQKEDLANLDGLTKLYNKRYASFILGDALIEADRRASSLSIFLLDIDYFKYYNDTNGHLAGDELLRTLGKIIKEVIREDDIPARFGGEEFLIILPDTDEEGAYALAEKIRKKIESHPFLNADRQPLGKVTVSGGIAVFPIDGKSSAELLQVADERLYQAKRKGKNRVFSISYGGS
- a CDS encoding STAS domain-containing protein, translating into MDISFDVSLVKGVKVITILGKKVNYENLNEMEEEIFREVEGEERNFILDLSQVVQIDSFALGFIMNLYRRVMEKEGILVLVSAHPRVRAVLGMARVDEVIKVYETKKEALDGLSK
- a CDS encoding aminotransferase class III-fold pyridoxal phosphate-dependent enzyme; this encodes MKLHPFEEELIAEYLDKHPQSRNYFERAKRSLIRGGSHTLRLFPPLPLYDVKCSGSKITDRDGNTYLDFWQGHMANILGHNPPLILDALTRHFKNGAGLQTGFPSSLQVELAEILLSRLKTDKIRFTTSGTLATMYAVMLARAKTGRTMVLKASAGWHGANPYLLKGINYYEGEGFSRLESAGLHKGASDDIIITSYNNGEDLEDKFRKYGERLACFIVEPVLGGGGFIPAQPEYLAKARKLTEEYGALLIFDEIISGFRFTAAGVQSLYGIKPDLTVLAKIIGGGMPLAAVAGRGDIMELCDPDSQAEPKVKFEGGTFSAHPASLLAGITMVTYLIENEDKVYPKLARLGERIRQGAKKIFQEEGIEAETTGDPNKAVKGSSLSMLHFPKKEGGNLDYPDDLWNPELFDVALRVRIMKIGMLLYGVNIADGLGAVSTAHSDEDIDYFFEALRKFAKRLKEGYFRKRG